Proteins encoded by one window of Passer domesticus isolate bPasDom1 chromosome 10, bPasDom1.hap1, whole genome shotgun sequence:
- the STAT4 gene encoding signal transducer and activator of transcription 4, translating into MSQWSQVQQLEIKFLEQVDQFYDDNFPMEIRHLLAQWIESQDWEAAANNEAMAMILLQNLIIQVDEQLDRVSQEKNLLLIHNLKRVRKLLQGKYHGNPMHIAVIISNCLREERRILAAASMPVQGPLEKSLQSSVVSERQRNVEHKVSAIKNSAQMTDQDVKYLEDLQEEFDFRYKTIQSLEQNDKNSALIKQEMLALQAMLNTLDYKRKEVLSKIGRVIHEIDMLMSNMLTEELLDWKRRQQIACIGGPLHGGLDQLQNCFTLLAESLFQVRRQLEKLDELLTRLTYDGDPIPVQRPQLLEKVNFLLYNLFRNSFVVERQPCMPTHPQRPMVLKTLIQFTVKLRLLIKLPELNYQIRVKATIDKNVSTVSNRRFVLCGTHVKAMNMDESANGSLSVEFRHLQPKEMKTSAGSKGNEGPHMVTEELHSISFETQVCLYGLTINLETSSLPVVMISNVSQLPNAWASIIWYNLSTNDPQNLSFFNNPPAATLSQLLEVLSWQFSSYVGRGLNSEQLNMLAEKLMGQQVSYNDYQLSWAKFCKEHLPGKSFTFWVWLEAILDLIKKHILPLWIDGYIMGFVSKEKERILLKDKTPGTFLLRFSESNLGGITFTWVDQLENGDVTFHSVEPYNKGRLSALPFADILRDYKVIMADNVPENPLKYLYPDIPKDKAFGKHYSSQPNEVSKPSDGGGKGYVPSVFIPVSKILNDSTEPHSPSDLLPMSPSVYAVLREHLSPTAIETALSSPYSTD; encoded by the exons ATGTCCCAATGGAGTCAAGTTCAACAACTGGAAATAAAGTTTTTGGAGCAGGTGGACCAGTTCTATGACGACAACTTCCCCATGGAAATCCGGCACCTGCTAGCACAATGGATAGAAAGCCAGGACTG ggaggctgcagccaacaATGAAGCCATGGCCATGATCCTTTTACAGAATTTGATAATACAGGTGGACGAGCAGCTGGACCGGGTGTCGCAGGAGAAGAATCTGCTCTTGATCCACAACCTGAAGAGAGTCAggaagctgctgcag GGTAAATATCATGGTAATCCCATGCATATAGCAGTGATCATCTCAAACTGCttaagagaagaaagaagaatatTGGCTGCAGCCAGCATGCCTGTACAG GGGCCACTGGAAAAGTCTCTACAGAGCTCTGTGGTTTCAGAACGCCAAAGAAATGTAGAACACAAAGTATCAGCCATCAAGAACAGCGCTCAG ATGACTGACCAAGATGTGAAATACTTGGAAGACTTGCAAGAGGAGTTTGACTTCAGGTATAAAACAATACAGAGCTTAG AGCAGAATGACAAAAACAGTGCCCTCATTAAACAGGAAATGTTGGCGTTGCAGGCGATGCTCAATACTTTAGACTACAAGAGAAAG GAAGTGCTCAGTAAAATAGGGCGTGTGATCCATGAGATCGACATGCTGATGAGCAACATGCTGACCGAGGAGCTGCTGGACTGGAAGAGACGGCAGCAGATCGCCTGCATCGGGGGGCCCCTCCACGGGGGGCTCGATCAGCTCCAGAACTG CTTTACATTGTTGGCAGAGAGTCTCTTTCAAGTCAGAAGGCAACTAGAAAAGCTGGATGAACTCCTGACCAGGCTGACTTACGATGGGGACCCTATTCCTGTGCAAAGACCTCAGCTGCTGGAAAAAGTCAACTTTCTGCTCTACAACCTTTTCCGGAA CTCCTTTGTGGTTGAAAGGCAGCCCTGCATGCCAACACACCCCCAGAGGCCAATGGTTCTCAAAACTTTAATACAGTTCACTGTTAAATTAag gTTGCTAATTAAATTGCCAGAGCTGAACTACCAGATCAGAGTGAAAGCAACTATTGACAA GAATGTTTCAACTGTAAG TAACCGTAGATTTGTTCTGTGTGGAACACATGTGAAAGCCATGAACATGGATGAGTCTGCAAATGGGAGCTTGTCAGTAGAATTTCGACATTTG CAAcccaaagaaatgaaaacaagtgCTGGAAGCAAAGGAAATGAG GGCCCTCACATGGTGACCGAGGAGCTGCACTCCATCAGCTTTGAGACACAGGTCTGCCTGTATGGATTGACCATAAATTTGGAA ACCAGCTCTTTGCCTGTGGTGATGATTTCCAATGTCAGCCAACTGCCCAATGCATGGGCCTCTATTATTTGGTACAACCTGTCAACCAACGATCCTCAG AATTTGTCTTTCTTCAACAACCCCCCTGCTGCCACTTTAAGCCAGCTCTTAGAAGTACTGAGCTGGCAATTTTCATCATATGTTGGTCGTGGACTCAATTCTGAACAGCTCAACATGCTGGCAGAGAAACTTATGG gaCAGCAAGTCAGTTACAATGATTATCAACTATCCTGGGCAAAGTTCTGCAAG GAACATTTGCCTGGGAAGTCCTTTACCTTTTGGGTTTGGCTTGAAGCAATCCTGGACTTGATTAAAAAACACATTCTTCCTCTTTGGATTGATGG GTACATAATGGGATTTGTAAGCAAAGAAAAGGAACGAATTCTGCTGAAAGACAAGACACCAGGAACATTCTTATTAAGGTTTAGTGAGAGCAATCTGGGAGGAATTACCTTTACTTGGGTGGATCAGCTAGAAAATG GAGATGTAACATTTCATTCAGTGGAACCCTACAACAAAGGCCGCTTATCTGCCCTGCCCTTTGCTGACATACTGCGCGATTACAAAGTCATCATGGCAGACAACGTTCCTGAAAACCCCCTCAAGTACCTGTACCCAGATATCCCCAAAGACAAAGCCTTTGGCAAACACTACAGCTCTCAGCCAAACGAAG TCTCAAAGCCCTCAGATGGAGGAGGGAAAGGTTATGTTCCTTCTGTATTCATCCCAGTCTCCAAAAT cttAAATGACTCTACAGAACCACATTCTCCATCGGATCTTCTTCCAATGTCTCCAAGTGTTTATGCTGTGCTGAGAGAACACCTGAGTCCCACAGCCATTGAAACTGCT CTGAGTTCTCCTTACTCAACTGACTGA